The Flavobacterium johnsoniae genomic sequence TGTAACGGCATCATTAAGCATTTTTATTATCGATATGGTGGCTGTTCAAATAACCGATTTATTCTTTTAAAATGACAAAGGAAAAAATACATAAAGAACCTAAAACGAAAGAAAAAGATCAATCTCCAATTATCGAGATCAAAGATCTGCATAAAACTTTTGGAAAAGATAATACCATTTTAAAAGGTCTAAATCTGATTTTGCATAAAGATGAAAACCTTGTGGTTTTAGGAAAGTCAGGATCAGGAAAATCTGTTACGATAAAATGCATTGTCGGATTGATTGAACCAGACAAAGGTGAAATTAAAGTTTTTGACGAAAATGTTCTTAACATTTCAAAAAGCGAGCTGAATGCCATTAGAGTTCGAATTGGTTTTTTGTTCCAAAGTGGAGCACTTTACGATTCGATGTCAGTTAGAGAAAATCTCGCTTTTACATTGAGTAAACACAAACGCGATTTAAGTGCCGATGAAATTGAAAAAGAAGTCATGGAAGCACTAGAAAGCGTTGGTTTAGCAGAAGCCGTTGACAAAATGCCTTCGGAACTTTCGGGCGGAATGAGAAAAAGAATCGGCTTAGCGCGAACGCTAATCTTAAAACCTGAAATCATTTTGTACGACGAACCTACAACTGGTTTAGATACCATAACATCAAGAGAAATCAGCGAATTGATTTTGGATATTAAAAACAAACAAAAAACCTCGTCAATCATTATAACACACGATATGGCTTGCGCTAAAATGACTGCCGATAGAATTGTTGTTTTAAAAGACGGTGTAATTCATGCCGAAGGAACTTACGAAGAACTAGAAAAAGATGAAGACGAATGGGTGCGCTCATTTTTTGAATAAAGCAAAATAAATAATAGAAATCATGGAAAAGCAATCAGGATATACTTGGAAATTAGGAATGTTTGTAACAATTGGCTTACTGCTTTTTGTAATGGCCGTATATTTTATTGGAAAACAAAAAAACCTCTTCGGTTCTACCTTTCATATCACTTCTCAATTTAAAACCGTAAGCGGATTAGAAGTTGGAAATAATGTTCGTTTTTCGGGAATTAATGTTGGAACGGTCGAACAGATTCAACTAAAAAATGATTCAACTGTAATTGTTGTTTTAGTGATGAAAGAAGATGTTCGAAAATTCATTAAAACCGATGCTACAGCAAGCATTGGATCAGATGGTTTAATGGGCGATAAAGTTTTGACCATTACTCCAGGTGCGAAGTCTCAAAAAATGATTGAAGACAACGGCATCATCGCTTCTGTAGACGGAATTGAAATGCACGACATTATGAAAAGCGTTAAAAAGAGCGTGGATAATATCGGCGTAATTTCAGATGAAATAGCCATTTTCAGCCATAGCATGAATAACGGAAATGGTGCTCTAGCCCGTTTGGTTAAAGACGATAAAATGGCAAACAGTGTTTCGAATACGCTTAATAACCTAGAATCTGGAACAAAAGGTTTCAGTGATAATATGGAAGCAGCAAAAAGCAACTTTCTTTTAAGAGGTTATTACAAGAAAAAAGAAAAACAAAAAGAAAAAAAGATAGAAGAAGCGAAAGAGAAACAAGAAGAAGCAAAAGAAAAAGCTGCTAAAGAACAAGAAAAAAAGGAGAAGGAGCTGAAAGAACAAAAGGAAAAAGAACAGAAGGAAAAAGAGGAAAAACAGAAAGAAGATGCTAAAAAAGCAGAAGCTGAAAAGAAAAAATAACTCCTAATTTATTACAAATAATAATAAGTTATAACGTATTGTTCATCTTTTATAAATCTTTTTACATCTACATTTAACTGCCGTTTTTAAACAGCAAAAACTTACATATATGCCTACCACATTCAAACATACCGCCTTAAAAGTTTTAAAAATCACTGGAATAA encodes the following:
- a CDS encoding MlaD family protein, coding for MEKQSGYTWKLGMFVTIGLLLFVMAVYFIGKQKNLFGSTFHITSQFKTVSGLEVGNNVRFSGINVGTVEQIQLKNDSTVIVVLVMKEDVRKFIKTDATASIGSDGLMGDKVLTITPGAKSQKMIEDNGIIASVDGIEMHDIMKSVKKSVDNIGVISDEIAIFSHSMNNGNGALARLVKDDKMANSVSNTLNNLESGTKGFSDNMEAAKSNFLLRGYYKKKEKQKEKKIEEAKEKQEEAKEKAAKEQEKKEKELKEQKEKEQKEKEEKQKEDAKKAEAEKKK
- a CDS encoding ABC transporter ATP-binding protein; this translates as MTKEKIHKEPKTKEKDQSPIIEIKDLHKTFGKDNTILKGLNLILHKDENLVVLGKSGSGKSVTIKCIVGLIEPDKGEIKVFDENVLNISKSELNAIRVRIGFLFQSGALYDSMSVRENLAFTLSKHKRDLSADEIEKEVMEALESVGLAEAVDKMPSELSGGMRKRIGLARTLILKPEIILYDEPTTGLDTITSREISELILDIKNKQKTSSIIITHDMACAKMTADRIVVLKDGVIHAEGTYEELEKDEDEWVRSFFE